In Coccidioides posadasii str. Silveira chromosome 4, complete sequence, one genomic interval encodes:
- a CDS encoding uncharacterized protein (EggNog:ENOG410Q59P) translates to MVRSLQERAVTHEIPDQGNDTEPFSEGQEGPLLDGHAQRKSYSGPGDGKDSEAKPARDLERELQAQSQSRSQSRSQSHLGSAGPSPSPEATNGSGGCLGGARSDHQLVVLSLPTVPAELVANVSGDGQPNGTCGAGSSSLVAPLIKPQVLISSYIERLGDGRLEFLVWEPIWRSEDDIVRVSPEELNIGYATRGRKQERSPAAEPRRSPGLEKKQRSN, encoded by the exons ATGGTACGCTCTCTGCAGGAACGTGCTGTGACTCATGAGATCCCAG ATCAGGGAAACGACACCGAGCCCTTCAGTGAAGGCCAAGAAGGGCCACTCCTTGATGGCCATGCTCAGCGTAAGAGCTATAGTGGGCCTGGTGACGGAAAAGATAGTGAAGCAAAGCCAGCCCGGGACCTGGAAAGGGAGCTACAGGCGCAGTCGCAGTCGCGGTCGCAGTCGCGGTCGCAGTCGCACTTAGGGTCTGCCGGGCCGTCACCGTCACCGGAGGCGACCAATGGGAGTGGAG GATGCCTCGGCGGCGCTCGCAGCGATCACCAGCTGGTTGTATTGTCACTGCCAACTGTCCCCGCTGAATTGGTGGCTAATGTCTCTGGTGATGGACAACCAAATGGTACCTGTGGGGCTGGCAGCAGTTCTCTGGTTGCCCCCTTGATCAAGCCACAAGTCCTCATATCCTCCTACATTGAGAGGTTGGGGGATGGACGCCTCGAGTTTCTTGTGTGGGAGCCGATTTGGCGCTCGGAGGATGACATTGTGAGGGTTAGCCCGGAAGAACTAAACATTGGATATGCAACCAGGGGGAGAAAGCAGGAAAGGTCTCCTGCTGCGGAGCCCAGGAGATCACCGGGGTTGGAGAAGAAGCAACGTTCTAATTGA
- a CDS encoding uncharacterized protein (EggNog:ENOG410Q580~COG:T), giving the protein MWLVEVTLTHFFANKVIFGNWNQDSHVQEFPFDMKKSAWAIDKIMKLVGPLEQDKDPKYKTKFDLVEFFMKQGLIKVESLEEELAKVNVSPDCVGFLRYLLNINHKTRPTAEQALQHPWRQDLE; this is encoded by the exons ATGTGGTTGGTTGAAGTTACT CTAACACATTTCTTTGCCAATAAAGTTATTTTTGGAAACTGGAAccaagattctcatgttcAAGAGTTTCCTTTTGACATGAAGAAATCTGCCTGGGCCATTGACAAGATTATGAAACTTGTTGGACCATTAGAACAAGACAAGGATCCCAAGTACAAAACCAAATTTGACTTGGTGGAATTCTTCATGAAGCAGGGTCTTATCAAAGTtgaatctcttgaagaaGAGCTTGCCAAAGTTAATGTCTCCCCAGATTGTGTTGGCTTTCTTCGTTACCTTTTGAATATTAACCACAAGACACGGCCAACGGCAGAGCAAGCACTTCAACATCCATGGCGTCAGGATTTGGAGTGA
- a CDS encoding uncharacterized protein (EggNog:ENOG410PH18~COG:S~BUSCO:1551at33183), translated as MSSDSQSGQREGGTLTGMVRRQFKRHKSTMSARSSCGGGLKLGRLGKRDQSPAQPIPPEASDSGCSLSEIESLGSAGSDAGPNTPAALQEVYEAASGSHIEHIDGVVHQPDSPFSEQELKDIFSGAPHFLLERGRNSLWYPHILFPWDDNTSIQNLRDRKPLNHPSHSLSTLHAHLPVCQAPNDPRPTLKYWTQKTEGRRPTFDLGVFEVPNMLSARAKEPGCVGFRNYLELPIAHSSRYIAHTHSDPQHKDIFPGSLSSRPNDPYSYCRPRIMVDRADLLREGPTAWRRLGVRSCSMKAIAERLEKLCGVREDVMCRYQQKSILDNESVTQLNDELFSRFLYPLPRELRDYVPAEPGSLKYQIVVLMQILAVKGAWIDFSLVEWRIRAGQLLWEVPPHLDGDCLDPVPDDGDDGIERKWLLFQILLTGELVLRVDAAVKLGVIAKSKSLLITPQDIYQMNEMRTHQIDWGIISGRRAVENLTFKYSLHEKIEEQPPTAPKSKSSRIKARFSRSKPKVPQTIDSPWHCRLLPRFPMRQLEGLFVFAEALEWPGIEKMKEKLAAKVSNALTDEHSMIMAFDSPLKTTATSHHRLERQDMYRKSLTAKLIHLQVPPDEAEKDMLYLGGWASRSWLSGFIIPGESTNDLLIATLLENDTHALKRLGPIANLYGGFIYQGRSYWSKVCIVGRVLSTFFPRSLCMGWAGCNIMPQDEDGENIINCWVEIASKDNYVSRGEARIHQGSKILLESSPLGAEGDLTPRAFSLPIDHQDTECLTTNVCFERLTLSVHGDEGQRGEPGSGIPRKASALVSFKVSQHDSKSELVTFPLTFNVQFISSYTCLPPPGYIAHLCPSESRARSQPSYHRHVHPFVSDDSGGEGDVGETEMLARKLRPSGQPRLPGHPLHTVSYPYRYIPISLLAKMPVLQQLKPRISFMAHPDEFLGFVDPTRRWRRLRRRETYIIDARGGVDKEAYVRAWCSAVGTDAVVARIGRTCLACSIREARAANVPVVVRVGARSCEGSIRGSSVSGQSGKAL; from the exons ATGTCTTCAGACTCGCAATCAGGCCAGCGTGAGGGTGGAACCCTGACCGGAATGGTTAGAAGGCAGTTCAAGCGACACAAATCCACCATGAGCGCGCGGTCGAGCTGCGGTGGTGGTTTGAAATTAGGCAGGCTAGGGAAGAGAGACCAAAGTCCT GCCCAACCAATACCGCCGGAAGCGTCAGATTCAGGATGCTCACTCTCGGAAATTGAAAGCCTAGGGTCTGCTGGGAGTGACGCGGGACCAAACACACCCGCCGCACTTCAAGAGGTCTATGAAGCTGCCTCCGGCAGTCACATTGAGCATATTGATGGCGTTGTCCACCAACCCGACTCGCCTTTCTCCGAGCAGGAGCTGAAAGATATCTTCTCTGGGGCTCCACACTTCCTTTTGGAAAGGGGGAGAAACTCGCTCTGGTACCCACATATCCTCTTCCCCTGGGATGACAATACTTCCATACAAAATCTGCGAGACCGAAAGCCTCTGAATCACCCTTCTCACTCCCTGTCGACGCTTCATGCACATCTTCCCGTATGCCAAGCTCCAAATGATCCACGGCCAACATTGAAATACTGGACCCAGAAAACAGAGGGAAGACGGCCAACTTTCGACCTGGGTGTGTTCGAGGTTCCGAATATGCTCTCGGCTCGGGCAAAGGAACCGGGGTGTGTTGGGTTTCGCAATTATTTAGAACTTCCAATTGCACACTCCTCTAGGTATATCGCCCATACGCACTCGGACCCACAACACAAAGATATATTTCCCGGGTCCCTTTCCAGCCGTCCTAACGATCCATATTCATACTGTCGACCGCGGATCATGGTTGACCGTGCAGATCTACTCAGGGAAGGCCCTACCGCTTGGCGCCGCCTGGGGGTTCGCTCCTGTTCCATGAAGGCTATAGCAGAGCGGTTGGAAAAGCTGTGTGGGGTTCGTGAGGATGTTATGTGCAGATATCAGCAGAAGAGTATTCTAGACAACGAAAGCGTTACACAACTCAACGACGAGTTGTTCTCGAGATTTTTGTACCCTCTGCCGAGGGAACTGAGAGACTATGTCCCAGCCGAACCGGGTAGTTTGAAGTATCAAATCGTCGTGCTGATGCAAATTCTTGCTGTTAAGGGGGCATGGATAGACTTTAGCCTTGTGGAATGGAGGATTCGTGCGGGACAGCTGCTGTGGGAGGTGCCTCCTCATCTGGATGGCGATTGTTTAGACCCAGTCCCAGATGATGGAGATGATGGCATCGAGCGGAAATGGCTTCTCTTTCAGATCCTTCTGACTGGAGAACTGGTGCTTCGGGTTGACGCAGCTGTGAAACTCGGCGTCATTGCAAAGTCGAAAAGCTTGCTCATCACGCCGCAAGACATCTATCAAATGAATGAGATGAGAACACATCAGATCGACTGGGGAATTATTTCTGGCCGCCGAGCTGTCGAGAACCTGACGTTCAAGTACAGCCTGCACGAAAAGATTGAGGAGCAGCCACCCACCGCTCCCAAGTCCAAATCTAGCCGCATCAAGGCGAGATTTTCCCGTTCGAAGCCGAAGGTCCCCCAAACCATAGACTCTCCGTGGCATTGCCGCCTCCTCCCTCGTTTCCCCATGCGACAACTTGAAGGGCTGTTTGTGTTCGCAGAAGCACTGGAGTGGCCAGGAATTGAAAAGATGAAGGAAAAACTGGCAGCTAAAGTTTCTAACGCTTTAACAGATGAGCACTCGATGATAATGGCGTTTGATTCGCCGTTAAAAACTACCGCGACGTCCCATCACCGCCTGGAGCGGCAGGACATGTATCGAAAAAGCCTAACAGCAAAACTCATCCACCTACAAGTCCCGCCAGATGAAGCCGAAAAAGATATGTTATATCTGGGGGGCTGGGCATCTCGATCCTGGCTTTCTGGATTTATCATACCTGGCGAGTCAACCAACGATCTCTTGATAGCGACTCTACTGGAAAATGATACGCACGCCCTAAAACGGCTAGGACCGATTGCGAATTTATACGGTGGCTTTATCTATCAAGGGAGAAGCTACTGGAGCAAAGTATGTATCGTGGGCCGTGTTCTAAGCACGTTCTTCCCACGTTCACTGTGTATGGGGTGGGCGGGATGTAACATCATGCCTCAAGACGAAGATGGAGAAAACATCATCAATTGTTGGGTCGAGATTGCCTCGAAAGATAATTATGTTTCCCGAGGGGAAGCACGTATTCATCAGGGAAGCAAAATACTCTTAGAGTCATCCCCGCTGGGGGCAGAAGGAGACTTGACACCTAGGGCATTCTCTCTTCCGATCGACCACCAAGACACAGAGTGCCTGACGACCAACGTCTGTTTTGAACGGCTCACGCTTTCAGTTCACGGAGATGAAGGGCAAAGGGGGGAGCCAGGATCCGGTATACCACGAAAAGCGTCAGCGTTGGTAAGTTTCAAGGTCTCTCAGCACGATTCCAAGTCGGAGCTGGTTACCTTCCCTCTGACGTTCAACGTCCAATTCATCTCGTCATACACCTGTCTGCCTCCGCCTGGATATATCGCACATTTATGCCCCAGTGAATCGAGAGCCAGGAGCCAGCCAAGCTACCACCGCCACGTCCACCCCTTCGTCTCAGACGACTCGGGGGGAGAAGGGGACGTCGGCGAAACGGAGATGCTTGCCCGGAAGCTAAGACCAAGCGGTCAACCGCGACTTCCCGGGCATCCGCTACACACAGTATCCTATCCATACCGCTATATTCCGATCTCTCTGCTAGCCAAGATGCCCGTGCTGCAGCAGCTCAAGCCCCGGATCAGCTTTATGGCGCATCCGGATGAGTTCCTGGGCTTTGTGGACCCGACCAGACGCTGGCGCCGTTTGCGACGACGGGAGACGTACATAATCGACGCTCGAGGGGGCGTGGACAAGGAGGCGTACGTGCGAGCGTGGTGCTCTGCCGTAGGAACCGATGCCGTTGTTGCGCGGATCGGACGGACGTGCCTGGCTTGCTCTATTCGCGAAGCACGAGCAGCGAACGTGCCCGTTGTCGTTCGGGTGGGCGCAAGGTCCTGTGAAGGTAGCATCAGAGGAAGCTCGGTCTCGGGCCAATCTGGGAAAGCTCTGTAG
- a CDS encoding uncharacterized protein (EggNog:ENOG410PJ8S~COG:S), with protein MAELSPAEKSIIKEHPLAGSLSNLCSLLQEAETIYESHQTSSDTAINSLDQLYQNALSKLLHALQGGDAAFNLRSRIADQNVDSDLADLFKRIRQGHLRYDHCQPLVRLVIQNAADTDIWKAVYDLVATVTRTERSTPPPRSYLSILQTPHSRNTGSLTNLLEL; from the coding sequence ATGGCAGAGCTTTCACCAGCTGAAAAGTCTATCATCAAGGAGCACCCTTTAGCTGGCTCACTTAGCAATTTATGCAGCTTGCTGCAAGAGGCAGAGACAATCTATGAGTCACATCAAACCTCATCCGACACTGCCATCAATAGTCTTGACCAACTCTATCAAAATGCGCTCTCAAAACTCCTTCATGCTCTTCAGGGAGGGGATGCAGCCTTCAATCTTCGCTCACGAATTGCGGATCAAAATGTGGATTCAGATTTGGCAGACCTATTCAAGCGCATCCGGCAAGGCCACCTCCGCTATGATCACTGTCAACCGCTAGTCCGGCTCGTCATTCAAAATGCTGCTGACACCGACATTTGGAAAGCTGTCTATGACCTTGTTGCCACTGTCACACGCACTGAAAGATCCACACCTCCACCCAGGTCATATCTGTCAATCCTCCAAACCCCACACTCGCGAAACACCGGCAGCCTCACCAACTTGTTGGAGCTTTGA
- a CDS encoding uncharacterized protein (EggNog:ENOG410PKK4~COG:Q~BUSCO:11163at33183), protein MSNYSKACCSIPPVISSGYETKGKYITLNGMKTYVTGPESAQEAILVVYDIFGFFPQTLQGADIVSTSDPDRKYRVFMPDFFDGSPANISWYPPQTEEHQQNLSQFFQTKAPPPNTLPRIPGVLEEANKLAPGGAGFKSWGMMGYCWGGKITSLAAGRDSLFRAAVQCHPAMVDPKDAESVTIPMALLASMDEEVDVIEQYKKNLKVPNLVQTWPTQIHGWMAARGDLANPEVKKEYENGYKTVLAFFHEHMPGTTSKI, encoded by the exons ATGTCCAACTACAGCAAGGCCTGCTGCTC TATCCCACCAGTGATCTCGTCCGGGTACGAGACCAAGGGCAAATACATCACCCTCAATGGAATGAAGACCT ATGTCACCGGTCCCGAATCTGCCCAGGAAGCCATCCTCGTCGTCTACG ACATCTTCGGCTTCTTTCCCCAGACCCTCCAAGGCGCAGATATCGTCTCCACATCCGACCCAGACCGCAAGTACCGCGTCTTCATGCCCGATTTCTTCGATGGCTCCCCAGCCAATATCTCCTGGTACCCTCCCCAGACCGAGGAGCACCAGCAAAACTTGAGTCAATTCTTCCAGACCAAGGCTCCACCGCCAAACACCCTCCCCCGCATCCCCGGTGTCCTCGAGGAAGCTAATAAGCTCGCCCCCGGCGGCGCAGGCTTCAAATCCTGGGGCATGATGGGCTACTGCTGGGGCGGGAAGATCACCTCTCTCGCCGCCGGCCGGGATTCTCTCTTCAGGGCCGCCGTGCAGTGTCATCCTGCCATGGTGGATCCCAAGGACGCAGAGAGCGTGACTATCCCCATGGCTCTTCTGGCGTCCATGGACGAAGAGGTCGACGTCATCGAGCAGTACAAGAAGAACCTGAAGGTGCCGAATCTCGTCCAGACCTGGCCGACGCAGATCCACGGATGGATGGCGGCGAGAGGAGATCTAGCGAACCCGGAAGTCAAGAAGGAATATGAGAATGGGTACAAGACCGTCTTGGCCTTTTTCCATGAACACAT GCCCGGCACCACCTCAAAGATCTAA
- a CDS encoding uncharacterized protein (EggNog:ENOG410PI2E~COG:S): MLPEYLQSSYTRYKADTNTFAAWLLETANQCGYRLPALSATAEKGKRKGKNDGLVADPVHYSATTKDLQKLAEVVASSAVTVPKSVLTIAKRAIKLRRAVTSWFLGQGDSTDNKHHAHFITVLEQICETLEWNTSKPSKPDAKKPSPTSEAQSDDADADRFLNKFAVLTVEEPQDTAAQTQPMPAESKRIVNVTVVEEDDNEAADLYLSQLFFKTLCLFQDLNNMRIFISMTWSEYRDKKIDLMNAAVVTDSALQLARDLVQEVEADWHTSLTGKRDNVQNTVYKLAVFTRGICASPSTEIGLPYNKNMADIADWCYVPAKILLESFADVLQAGHQPVFKKGYFGIYDPKADRERMSPGQKFNEDKIILLSILPEFCMVDTFKIQLPTEDAITRGLTEFAKTKRVTLWLCFLSQIFLDVHHIMRHSTLGAFGELRMSGLRIQKTIDDYLQLSRTHPQPKFWPKEGDEEIQNIRSTVKSWIIEDLFLDVRVRSGLDRIGSPPEKHALFSQHTILCGLILFNLNVRMQFVGQQLVNQWYDIPQLAFLHNLVINSSTHKDLRWPDMDAFIKIHGESHIFIGSRPKNANESLKRLELATGISSAANFARDSRSKRFHKPDGKNPRLLKPTTVVANLFFAQYVGGPEEDAGVLNVDRILDKLSQKLKLESSSKELQNANPELIIVRKWSNAHNIDTLQLLAFLKSKLFQEEPILMYNYFGMHKRCIELLRLIRDKEHQKFVQYFTSAYMPDESYISNIVLLIHHVAQGSAQNARAMGLASGGVEVASRIVMSAGDVMREYLKKNGDVACKELRVFCKNKNPIQDDVAYDKGKLDELVYSWLSLEDILGPKGVASVMTGIRIT, from the coding sequence ATGCTACCTGAATACTTGCAGAGTAGTTACACCCGCTACAAAGCAGATACCAATACATTTGCAGCATGGCTACTGGAGACAGCCAACCAATGCGGCTATCGACTACCTGCCCTCTCTGCTACCGCGGAAAAGGGGAAACGCAAAGGCAAAAACGATGGCTTAGTTGCAGATCCAGTTCACTATAGTGCAACTACCAAAGATCTGCAAAAGCTCGCCGAGGTGGTTGCCAGTTCTGCTGTCACGGTACCTAAGTCAGTTCTCACCATCGCGAAACGCGCCATCAAATTGAGAAGAGCGGTCACTTCCTGGTTCTTGGGCCAGGGCGACTCCACAGACAACAAGCATCATGCTCATTTCATCACCGTGCTGGAGCAAATCTGCGAGACTCTTGAGTGGAATACCAGCAAGCCCTCGAAGCCCGACGCTAAGAAGCCATCACCGACCTCTGAGGCTCAAAGTGACGACGCCGATGCTGACAGGTTTCTAAACAAATTTGCTGTTCTCACCGTAGAGGAACCCCAGGACACTGCTGCGCAAACTCAACCGATGCCCGCAGAATCAAAGAGGATTGTCAATGTGACTGTTGTTGAAGAGGACGACAATGAGGCAGCAGACTTGTATCTTAGTCAATTGTTCTTCAAGACCCTCTGCTTATTTCAGGACTTGAACAATATGCGGATATTCATTTCCATGACCTGGTCGGAGTATCGAGATAAGAAAATCGACCTTATGAATGCCGCCGTCGTGACTGACAGTGCTTTGCAACTTGCCCGAGATCTTGTGCAGGAGGTGGAGGCTGACTGGCACACTTCCCTTACGGGGAAAAGGGATAATGTCCAGAATACTGTCTATAAACTCGCTGTTTTTACCCGCGGCATTTGCGCGTCTCCATCCACAGAGATTGGCCTGCCATACAACAAGAACATGGCTGATATAGCCGACTGGTGCTATGTGCCAGCAAAGATCCTGCTTGAGTCCTTCGCAGATGTTCTTCAGGCGGGTCATCAGCCAGTCTTTAAAAAAGGCTACTTCGGCATCTACGATCCGAAGGCGGACAGAGAACGGATGTCTCCGGGTCAGAAATTCAACGAAGACAAAATCATCCTTCTTTCGATCTTGCCAGAGTTTTGCATGGTCGATACATTCAAAATCCAGCTGCCTACTGAGGACGCGATAACTCGAGGCCTGACTGAGTTTGCCAAGACTAAAAGGGTTACTCTGTGGCTTTGCTTCCTCTCCCAGATCTTCCTCGACGTTCATCATATCATGCGACACAGTACCTTGGGTGCATTTGGAGAGCTCCGAATGTCTGGACTTCGCATCCAAAAGACTATTGATGACTACCTGCAATTGTCAAGGACACACCCTCAGCCCAAATTTTGGCCCAAAGAGGGTGACGAGGAGATTCAAAATATAAGGTCAACCGTGAAGTCATGGATTATAGAAGATCTATTCCTGGATGTTCGGGTCCGGTCTGGACTCGACAGAATTGGCTCCCCACCCGAAAAGCATGCACTCTTTTCGCAGCACACTATCCTCTGTGGCTTGATCCTGTTCAACCTTAATGTTCGAATGCAGTTTGTTGGCCAGCAGCTCGTCAATCAATGGTACGACATCCCACAACTGGCCTTCTTGCACAACCTCGTCATAAATTCTTCAACACACAAAGATCTGAGATGGCCTGATATGGATGCTTTTATCAAGATCCATGGCGAGTCTCACATTTTCATTGGTTCGCGGCCAAAGAACGCCAATGAATCGCTGAAGAGGCTAGAGTTGGCCACAGGCATCTCATCTGCTGCCAATTTTGCCCGCGATTCCCGGAGCAAAAGATTCCATAAGCCTGACGGCAAGAATCCCCGCTTGCTCAAGCCCACCACTGTAGTCGCGAACTTGTTTTTCGCCCAGTATGTTGGTGGTCCTGAGGAAGATGCTGGGGTTTTAAATGTTGACAGGATCTTGGACAAGCTTTCGCAGAAATTGAAGCTTGAATCATCCAGTAAGGAGCTTCAGAATGCCAATCCTGAGCTCATTATTGTCCGAAAGTGGTCTAATGCCCACAACATCGACACGCTGCAGCTTCTCGCCTTCTTGAAGAGCAAGCTATTCCAAGAGGAGCCTATCCTGATGTACAACTACTTCGGCATGCATAAACGCTGCATCGAGTTACTCAGACTGATCCGAGACAAGGAGCACCAGAAATTTGTTCAATATTTCACGTCAGCGTACATGCCCGATGAGTCCTACATCTCAAACATCGTCCTTCTCATCCATCACGTTGCGCAAGGCTCAGCCCAAAATGCACGTGCAATGGGACTTGCGTCTGGTGGAGTTGAGGTAGCGAGTCGGATTGTCATGAGCGCTGGCGACGTGATGCGGGAATACTTGAAGAAAAATGGAGATGTGGCATGTAAAGAGCTGAGGGTGTTCTGCAAGAACAAAAATCCAATCCAAGATGATGTTGCTTATGATAAGGGCAAATTGGACGAGCTGGTGTACTCCTGGCTCAGTCTTGAGGACATTCTTGGCCCCAAGGGTGTGGCCTCAGTCATGACTGGGATCCGTATAACTTAG